From Drosophila subpulchrella strain 33 F10 #4 breed RU33 unplaced genomic scaffold, RU_Dsub_v1.1 Primary Assembly Seq354, whole genome shotgun sequence, the proteins below share one genomic window:
- the LOC119560710 gene encoding torso-like protein, with translation MRSWPGLFWLLTLALLADGGRRESQLRIGKAINIFARYGYLSISMRVIPINENVEPERWLFKEPTKNIYRNLSGLAESHEDTTPGIFHGDFHMEFCENRRQLFQAYFRDFSIERMDKPWEAFTGGWFPDNAARKMGINTSFIQGDYSYVLVRVVRFRETGRLNTEIPVHQPLEQDVRSRVNQLQIGNMTSVVRFMEEVGTHYVNSYTTGNSLYQVFVYSRKNYSMIKERIKSKGLNGLSKLDLYNYFAPWFAAHLGQIRSASANATVERWANRKLQYEYYVVKYVTLLKLHGNSTLLRSLDSLLGNDAILQLDLKSLKPIFREEPEKESWYHEVLDNNMKLWELNMPQSLSSR, from the exons ATGAGGTCGTGGCCTGGCCTTTTCTGGCTGCTGACCCTGGCGCTCCTGGCGGATGGAGGTCGTCGCGAGTCCCAGCTTCGGATCGGCAAGGCCATCAATATATTTGCGCGATATGGCTACCTAAGCATCTCCATGCGAGTAATACCCATCAATGAGAACGTGGAGCCGGAGCGGTGGCTGTTCAAGGAGCCCACCAAGAATATCTACAGG AACCTGAGTGGCTTGGCAGAAAGCCATGAGGACACCACGCCCGGGATCTTTCACGGGGACTTTCACATGGAGTTCTGCGAGAACAGGAGACAATTGTTCCAGGCCTACTTCCGGGACTTCTCCATCGAGCGAATGGACAAACCTTGGGAGGCGTTCACGGGCGGATGGTTTCCGGATAATGCGGCCAGGAAGATGGGCATCAATACGTCCTTCATCCAGGGCGATTACTCTTACGTTCTGGTGAGGGTGGTGCGATTCAGGGAAACCGGTCGCCTAAACACCGAGATTCCGGTGCATCAGCCCCTGGAGCAGGATGTGCGGTCACGAGTTAATCAGCTGCAAATCGGGAATATGACATCTGTAGTCCGATTTATGGAGGAGGTGGGCACGCACTATGTGAACTCGTACACCACCGGCAATTCGCTGTATCAGGTGTTCGTGTACAGTCGCAAGAACTACAGCATGATCAAGGAGCGAATCAAGAGCAAGGGGCTCAACGGGCTGTCAAAGCTGGATCTTTACAACTACTTTGCACCCTGGTTCGCGGCCCATCTTGGCCAGATTCGATCGGCCAGTGCCAATGCCACCGTGGAACGTTGGGCCAACAGGAAGTTGCAGTACGAGTACTATGTGGTCAAGTACGTGACCCTGCTGAAACTGCACGGGAATAGTACTCTGCTGCGATCGCTGGACTCGCTGCTGGGCAACGATGCCATCCTGCAGCTGGACCTCAAGTCGCTGAAGCCCATCTTCAGGGAGGAGCCGGAGAAGGAGAGCTGGTACCACGAGGTGCTCGACAACAACATGAAGCTCTGGGAGCTCAACATGCCGCAGAGTCTCTCCAGCCGATAG